One window from the genome of Eleginops maclovinus isolate JMC-PN-2008 ecotype Puerto Natales chromosome 15, JC_Emac_rtc_rv5, whole genome shotgun sequence encodes:
- the rhov gene encoding rho-related GTP-binding protein RhoV, translated as MPPHMDYFYHETRVPSACGLTREDELEPGVISCMLVGDGAVGKTSMIVSYTSNGYPAEYQQTGFDVFSGQVQVEGSPVKVQLLDTAGQEEFDGFRALSYAHTDVFLLCFSMVNPTSFHNITKKWVPEIRFYNPSAPIILVGTQSDLLLDVNVLINLDQSNVKPIPNSRARSMADKIRAADYVECSSLTQKNLKEAFDAAIFAAIKNKTQKSKKRRFSDRRNKAFSRCSWKKFFCFI; from the exons ATGCCACCTCACATGGATTACTTTTACCACGAGACCCGAGTCCCCTCTGCTTGCGGGCTGACCCGGGAAGATGAGCTGGAGCCCGGCGTGATTAGCTGCATGCTGGTCGGGGACGGAGCAGTCGGGAAGACCAGCATGATCGTCAGCTACACCTCCAACGGATACCCAGCAGAATACCAGCAAACTGGCTTTGACGTGTTTTCTG gTCAGGTCCAAGTAGAAGGATCCCCGGTTAAAGTTCAGCTACTGGACACTGCTGGACAG GAAGAGTTTGATGGATTCAGAGCTCTGTCCTACGCCCACACGGACGTCTTCCTCCTGTGCTTCAGCATGGTCAACCCCACCTCGTTCCACAACATCACCAAGAAGTGGGTTCCAGAGATCCGGTTCTACAACCCGTCCGCGCCCATCATTCTCGTGGGGACTCAGTCTGACCTTCTGCTGGACGTGAACGTCCTCATCAATTTGGACCAATCGAATGTCAAGCCAATCCCGAACTCCAGGGCACGGAGCATGGCGGACAAGATCAGGGCTGCAGACTATGTGGAATGTTCGTCGCTCACACAAAAGAACCTGAAGGAGGCATTTGATGCAGCCATTTTTGCCGCCATTAAGAACAAAACCCAGAAATCTAAGAAGAGGAGATTTTCCGACAGACGCAATAAAGCTTTCTCCAGGTGCAGCTGGAAGAAGTTTTTCTGCTTCATCTGA
- the vps18 gene encoding LOW QUALITY PROTEIN: vacuolar protein sorting-associated protein 18 homolog (The sequence of the model RefSeq protein was modified relative to this genomic sequence to represent the inferred CDS: inserted 1 base in 1 codon): protein MASILDGYEDSQNTRTISQQHNRLSNANIGITHSGFVNVRLEEEKPIFNKQRIDFTPPERINHLAVCNNQLCMSLGKDTLLRIDLAKPDQPNQIELGRKDESKVHKLFLDPTGSHLLICLSTSECLYLNRNTQKVRSLSRWRGHLIESVGWNKQLGNETNTGPVLVGTSQGIIFEAEISATEGSLFNTNPDQYFRQVHSLEEDGKPAPVCCLEVERGGSENKYFIIATTRKRLFQFVGKLAEGSEQQGFSSIFSQSQDLLPSFQEFPANMGYSEITFYTPKLRNSPKSFGWMMGNGVLYGQLDYVRPDSLLSDVQVWEYTPDIDINLNKPISIVLTQFHFLLLLHDRVKAICTLNGQEVYEDLFPDKFGTLKKMIKDPVGGLVWIYTERAVFRYHIQREARDVWQMYMSMTKFDLAKEYCRDRPECMDMVLAKEAEHCFQNKRYIDSAKCYALTQNYFXEIALKFIEAKQEEALKEFLLKKLNNLKQSERTQITLLVTWLAELYLNSLGQLESDGNSVIFQETRDEFRQFLSSSKHKECLYNNRSTIYDLLASHGNVDDMVYFSVVMQDYERVISHYCQHDDYSAALDVLSKHCDQKLFYKFSPVLMQHIPKKVVDAWIEMGKRLDPKKLIPALMNYSQMGSSQQISETIRYMEFCVYKLTVTEEAIHNYLLSLYAKYKPDSLLQYLKQAGTHPSEIHYDLKYALRLCAENGYLKACVLVYRIMELYEEAVDLALQVDVDLAKTCADLPEDDEELRKKLWLKIARHVVQEEKDVKKAMNCLSSCNLLKIEDILPFFPDFVTIDHFKEAICSSLEEYNQHIEELKQEMEEATESAKRIREDIQEMRNKYGVVDSQEKCAACDFPLLNRPFYLFLCGHMFHYDCLFQEVTPHLTPLKQSRLEELQKKLAATTQTSKSRHRPALKDEGDTASLGKGNAGTSREQIKSDMDDIIASECVYCGELMIKSIDKPFIDPQKFEEEKSSWL from the exons ATGGCTTCAATTCTTGACGGGTACGAGGACTCTCAAAACACCAGGACGATTTCGCAGCAGCACAACCGCCTGTCAAATGCCAACATCGGGATAACACATTCAG GCTTTGTGAATGTGAGACTCGAGGAAGAGAAGCCGATATTCAACAAGCAGAGGATCGATTTTACTCCACCTGAGAGGATAAACCATCTTGCAGTCTGCAACAATCAGCTATGCATGAGTCTGGGAAAGGACACCCTGCTGAG AATTGATTTGGCCAAGCCAGATCAACCTAATCAGATTGAATTAGGACGAAAAGATGAAAGTAAAGTGCACAAACTGTTCCTGGACCCCACTG GCTCCCATCTGCTCATCTGCCTGAGCACAAGCGAGTGTCTGTACCTAAACAGGAACACGCAGAAGGTGCGCAGTCTGTCCCGCTGGAGAGGCCACCTAATCGAGAGCGTGGGCTGGAACAAGCAGCTGGGCAATGAGACCAACACAGGACCTGTCTTAGTTGGCACCAGTCAAGGCATCATCTTTGAGGCGGAGATCTCTGCAACTGAGGGCAGCCTGTTCAACACCAATCCTGATCAATACttcagacag GTCCACTCCCTGGAGGAGGATGGGAAGCCTGCACCAGTCTGCTGCCTGGAGGTGGAGCGGGGGGGCTCGGAGAACAAGTACTTCATCATCGCCACCACCCGCAAACGCCTGTTCCAGTTTGTGGGTAAATTGGCAGAGGGGTCAGAGCAGCAGGGCTTCAGCTCCATCTTCAGCCAGAGCCAGGACCTGCTGCCCAGCTTCCAGGAGTTCCCAGCCAACATGGGCTACAGCGAGATCACCTTCTACACCCCGAAGCTCCGCAACTCCCCAAAGTCGTTCGGCTGGATGATGGGTAACGGAGTTCTTTACGGTCAGCTGGACTATGTCAGGCCTGATTCCCTGCTGAGTGATGTGCAG GTATGGGAGTACACGCCTGACATTGACATCAATCTGAACAAGCCCATCTCCATCGTGCTGACCCAGttccacttcctgctgctgctccatgaTCGAGTAAAGGCCATCTGCACCCTGAATGGACAGGAGGTGTATGAGGATTTGTTCCCGGATAAATTTGGCACCCTTAAGAAGATGATTAAGGACCCAGTTGGAGGGTTGGTGTGGATCTACACCGAGCGGGCGGTGTTCCGGTACCACATCCAGCGCGAGGCCAGGGACGTCTGGCAGATGTACATGAGCATGACTAAGTTCGACCTGGCCAAGGAGTACTGCCGTGACCGGCCAGAGTGCATGGACATGGTTCTGGCCAAGGAAGCCGAGCACTGCTTCCAGAACAAGCGGTACATCGACAGCGCAAAGTGCTATGCGCTGACACAGAACTACT GAGAGATAGCGCTCAAGTTCATCGAAGCCAAACAGGAAGAAGCCCTGAAGGAGTTCTTACTGAAGAAACTGAATAATTTGAAGCAGAGCGAGAGAACGCAGATCACCCTGCTGGTCACATGGCTCGCCGAGCTCTACCTGAACAGCCTAGGCCAGCTGGAGAGCGACGGCAATAGCGTCATCTTCCAGGAGACCCGTGACGAGTTTCGACAATTCCTCAGCAGCTCCAAGCACAAGGAGTGTCTGTACAACAACCGCAGCACCATTTACGACCTGCTGGCCAGCCACGGCAACGTGGACGACATGGTGTACTTCTCGGTCGTCATGCAGGACTACGAGCGAGTCATTTCCCACTACTGCCAGCACGACGACTACAGCGCCGCTCTGGATGTGCTCTCCAAGCACTGCGATCAGAAGCTGTTTTACAAGTTCTCCCCGGTCCTCATGCAGCACATTCCCAAAAAAGTGGTAGACGCGTGGATCGAAATGGGCAAGCGGCTGGACCCAAAGAAGCTCATCCCGGCTCTGATGAACTACAGCCAGATGGGCAGCTCTCAGCAGATCAGCGAAACCATCCGCTACATGGAGTTCTGCGTGTACAAGCTGACCGTGACGGAGGAGGCCATCCATAACTACCTGCTGTCGCTCTATGCCAAGTACAAGCCGGACTCACTGCTGCAGTATCTGAAACAGGCGGGGACGCACCCCTCAGAGATCCACTACGACCTAAAGTACGCCCTCAGGCTGTGCGCTGAAAATGGCTACCTCAAAGCCTGTGTGCTGGTTTATCGGATTATGGAGCTGTATGAGGAGGCAGTGGATCTCGCTTTACAA GTAGATGTAGACTTGGCCAAGACGTGTGCGGACCTGCCTGAAGATGACGAGGAGCTGAGGAAGAAGCTTTGGCTGAAGATCGCGCGGCATGTGGTGCAGGAGGAGAAAGATGTGAAGAAAGCCATGAACTGTCTATCCAGCTGCAACCTGCTCAAGATTGAAGACATCCTGCCCTTCTTCCCAGACTTTGTCACCATTGACCATTTTAAG GAGGCCATCTGCAGCTCCCTGGAGGAGTACAACCAGCACATCgaggagctgaagcaggaaATGGAGGAGGCCACGGAGAGTGCTAAACGCATCCGAGAGGACATCCAGGAAATGAGGAACAAATATGGCGTTGTGGATTCCCAAGAAAAGTGTGCTGCATGTGACTTCCCGTTGCTCAACAGACCCTTCTATCTGTTCCTGTGTGGACACATGTTCCACTACGACTGCCTGTTCCAG GAAGTGACCCCTCACCTGACGCCCCTTAAGCAGAGTCGTCTAGAGGAGCTTCAGAAAAAGCTGGCCGCAACCACGCAAACCTCCAAGTCACGACATCGCCCGGCGCTCAAGGACGAAGGAGACACCGCCAGTCTGGGAAAGGGCAACGCTGGCACAAGCCGCGAGCAGATAAAATCAGACATGGATGACATCATCGCGTCGGAATGTGTGTACTGCGGCGAACTGATGATTAAGTCCATCGACAAGCCCTTCATTGATCCACAGAAATTTGAGGAGGAGAAATCCAGCTGGTTATAA